The Terriglobus tenax genome contains a region encoding:
- the tig gene encoding trigger factor: protein MTPTETNELTPAETPQSETPTTEAAAHEHTHDHDHDHDHAHHHHGPVLNPELTREIQVEAPVEAVDAAFDKVVRKFQKLARIPGFRPGKVPAAVIKRKFAQDVRQEVMESLVSERFRAALEEQKVNPVSQPQIVELTLFEGQPLKFKAAFEVLPELDITGYDTVKVEKPNVEVTEEEYQSELDRTLDSQATIEPVTEDRTLTTGDLAEISFTGTVKPVAQTVGEEGLENAEQSEPITGEDVPVELGGKNTLPAFSDALQGKKPGDELTLEVDYPAEFGEPRLAGKTVAYDVTVKAIKKKTLPEQNDELAKQMGDYETWDEFTAKLREHVADRKKSALEGEAKEKLVEELIAKFTFPVPESFVQQQIDARLDRGLRALAQQGMKAEDMRKLDFGRLREAQRDQAVSEVKASLILDKIAATENIEVSDEDVDRELLILSIQSREPLEALKERLTADGGLNRIREQLRREKTGNVLYEKLTS, encoded by the coding sequence CCTACTGAGACCAATGAGTTGACCCCGGCGGAGACGCCCCAGAGCGAGACCCCGACCACCGAAGCTGCTGCGCATGAGCACACGCACGACCACGATCATGACCATGACCACGCGCATCACCACCACGGCCCGGTCCTGAACCCCGAGCTGACGCGTGAGATCCAGGTCGAAGCGCCGGTTGAAGCCGTGGATGCCGCGTTCGATAAGGTGGTCCGCAAGTTCCAGAAGCTGGCTCGCATTCCGGGCTTCCGTCCCGGCAAGGTTCCGGCCGCGGTCATCAAGCGCAAGTTCGCGCAGGATGTTCGCCAGGAAGTGATGGAGTCGCTGGTCAGCGAGCGCTTCCGCGCCGCCCTGGAAGAGCAGAAGGTCAACCCGGTCTCGCAGCCGCAGATCGTGGAGCTGACCCTGTTCGAAGGCCAGCCGCTGAAGTTCAAGGCCGCCTTTGAAGTTCTGCCGGAGCTGGACATCACCGGCTACGACACCGTGAAGGTGGAGAAGCCGAACGTGGAAGTGACCGAGGAAGAGTATCAGTCCGAGCTGGACCGCACGCTGGATTCGCAGGCCACCATCGAGCCCGTCACCGAAGACCGCACGCTGACCACGGGCGACCTGGCCGAGATCAGCTTCACCGGCACCGTCAAGCCTGTGGCGCAGACCGTCGGCGAAGAGGGTCTGGAGAACGCCGAGCAGTCTGAGCCGATCACCGGCGAGGATGTTCCCGTGGAGCTGGGCGGCAAGAACACCCTGCCCGCCTTCAGCGATGCCCTGCAGGGCAAGAAGCCCGGCGACGAGCTGACCCTCGAGGTCGACTACCCCGCCGAGTTCGGCGAGCCCCGCCTGGCCGGCAAGACCGTCGCCTACGACGTCACCGTCAAGGCGATCAAGAAGAAGACCCTGCCGGAGCAGAACGACGAGCTGGCCAAGCAGATGGGCGACTACGAGACCTGGGATGAGTTCACCGCCAAGCTGCGTGAACACGTTGCCGACCGCAAGAAGAGCGCGCTCGAGGGCGAGGCCAAGGAGAAGCTGGTCGAAGAGCTGATCGCCAAGTTCACCTTCCCGGTTCCCGAGTCCTTTGTGCAGCAGCAGATCGATGCCCGCCTGGATCGCGGTCTCCGCGCTCTGGCGCAGCAGGGCATGAAGGCTGAGGACATGCGCAAGCTGGACTTCGGCCGCCTGCGCGAGGCACAGCGCGACCAGGCCGTCAGCGAAGTGAAGGCCTCGCTGATCCTGGACAAGATTGCCGCAACCGAGAATATTGAGGTCAGCGATGAGGATGTGGATCGTGAGCTGTTGATCCTGTCGATCCAGTCGCGCGAGCCGCTGGAAGCG